The nucleotide sequence AGAAATCCGTTAATAGATTAAATTAGTGCCCTTAAGGAAAATGAGCGGTCACTAAATCCGCTATTCGAGGAAAATGGGGTTGGAATTAATGGGCTGGCATGCAATAACGGAACATATGTCCGAACAAAACGAAAAGCACATCCAAAACCGTAATTAGCGGAACGTAAGTCCGCTCCGTCTCTGGATGCATCAAGATCCCTTCAAACACAGTGAAGCCCCTTTTGTTTGTTGCTCCGAACATCATCAGGTTCTATATTTCAGGAACATCTCATATACAAAGAGTATGGGTTGTCCTGATGGGCGGCGCCGTGTGAAGACGCGGGAGGGATTGCCGTGAAACGAAATAAGCTTCAAGAATGGGCAGATGCGGATGCGCTTGAACGTGAGCGGTTTGCGAGGGAGCTACAAAAAGCTAAGCAAGAGTTGAGGCTCGCAGAATGGCGATTCAACAATGCAACGGGCGAAGTATATGTTGATTATGCAATATATTGTTTAGATGCTGCAGAGAAGAAGTTAGATATGCTTCTTCGTCAAGCAAAATGGTACTGGGATCATGCCGCGCCTATTGTGGAAGAAGGGGGTGCGGAATGAAAGTGCTATGGATGATAATTCTGATCGGATCATTACTCTCTCTTGCAATCGTAATGTTCA is from Candidatus Cohnella colombiensis and encodes:
- a CDS encoding DUF2508 family protein, translating into MKRNKLQEWADADALERERFARELQKAKQELRLAEWRFNNATGEVYVDYAIYCLDAAEKKLDMLLRQAKWYWDHAAPIVEEGGAE